TTAGTCATGTTAAAATATTctctcattttatcttcccagtttTCTTGAGCAGGAAAtctcattttaagaacataagaacataagaaatagcctactggatcagactggagtccctctagtccagcattctgctactcgcaatggctcaccaggtgcctttgggagctcacatgcaggatgtgaaagcaatggccttctgctgccgctgctcctgagcacctggtctgctaaggcatttgcaatttgagatcaaggaggatcaagattggtaaccatagattgacttctcctccataaatctgtccaagccctttttaaagctatccaggttagtggccataaccacctcctgtgccagcatattccaaacaccaatcacacgttgtgtgaagaagtgtttccttttattagtcctaattcttccccccagcattttcaatgaatgccccctggttctagtattgtgagaaagagagaaaaatttctctctgtcaacattttctaccccatgcataattttatagacttcaatcatatcccccctcagacgtctcctctccaaactaaagagtcccaaacactgcagcctctcctcataaggaaggtgctccaatccttcaatcatcctcattttAGTCTGTTTCAGAGTGTATGAGTTACAGCGATATATGAAATAGAGATGAAATTAAGAAGGATATCTAACAGTGAGAAGGATGCTCGAACTTATCTACACAGCAGTTATTGGTATTTAGCTGCAAAATAACAGTGAATATGGATAgtgctttaaaaatgcagtatGTGTTCAGTCCACTGGGAGGTTGTCTTCACAGAACCAACTTAATGTGGCTTAAACACCAAGAAGACTTCTCAATCAATTGTGCATGAAGGATTTTTCAGGTTTCTCCCTCTTGAAGAGAATGCCCTCTTCCTAGGCTCTTTTGGTAGGTTTTAGGAAGGTGTTTTGCTCAACAGGCGTTTTAAGTGTTGCATTATGCTGACCCATGCCTGTTTCAGTTTGCGATTAATTAATATCAGGATAACACCATGCACTGGGGGATACATAGAATACACAAGGTAAAAAACCAAAGATCCCTGAAAGGGATCATTGCTGCTCCAAGACAGCATTGTTTGAAAAGTGATTGCTACAAAACTGAACAGGAACATCACAGCAAAGGAAGCTAGAGCCTTGATGGCAGTCAAATGCACATTGGTGTTGAGATCCCCGACTTCAATTCCATTGTGTCGCAAATGTCTTATGTGCTTCCACAGAGAGATTATTAACAAAATCACGGATGATATAAATATCACAAAAGGAATGAAATTTGGAACAGTAACTGCAATGCCAAGGTACCTAGGCGATGGAACCGTTTCAGTTTCTGAATCACAGCTGTTGTTTAAATATGATTTATAGAGAGCACAAAAGTATCTGCCAATGTTGAATTctgtaataacaataataatcatAAAAGATGAGAAGACCACAGAGATGAGAAGGAGCCATGGGGCCAGCCCTGTGAATTTCTGCTTCAGTTGGAGGAAAACAAGGTTGGAGAAGGTGGCGATCTTTATAAAGTACAAAATGCTGAGCCAGGCGGCCAACCAAAGGGCTGCATTGTGTGTAAAGAGCCACATGGTGAAACACATTACATGTACATTACTCAATACATAGatgtgcagaaaaaaagaattcatGATTATATGCAGTATTACTGTTGTCTCACCCATGAGTCTGGAGAAGCCAAGACAAATCAGGATCAGGTCGATCAAGGATAGTTTCTTCCTTCTGAACCAGTCAATGCTGTTGATGAGGACAATAGATCCATTTGCTATCATTCCAGCGAAGATTTCTATAATGAGAAATGCAAAGCCAGTTATCCACAATGAGTTGGCCATCTTTGTTAGTGCCAAACAAAAGAGTTTCCTCTGCCAGGAAACTTGCACTTTTCATGAACAATTCACAGCACAATCCTGGGGCCCTGTGTTTAAGGACACCAAAAAAAACCATCTGGGAGGCAGGAGCTATTTTCCAGTGTTTACCCTGTTAAGATGCAAATCTTCCCACAAAAGGACGGTGTCACTAAATCTATGTCCTGTTCCAAGATATCATATTTGCACATTTTACATAGGTGCTAAAAATGATCTTTGCAACAGTTTTCACAAATAAGGACACACTATGCTTGTGGGATTTGTTGACTTAAAAGTCATTATTTGCCAAATTCCTTCAATCAGTATTAGTTATCATATTTGAGAAAAgcactacgcagcagtggcgtaggaggttaagagctcgtgtatctaatctggaggaaccgggtttgattcccacctctgccgcctgagctgtggaggcttatctggggaattcagattagcctgtacactcccacacatgccagctgagtggcatgattgggctagtcacagctttggagctctctcagccccacctacctcacagggtgtttgttgtgaggggggaagggcaaggagattgtaagcccctttgagtctcctgcaggagagaaagggggggatataaatccaaactcttcttcttcctcttcttttctattTATAGATTTGCCAGTGCAATCAAAAGGAGTGTGTGTATGAATGTGCTCAGGGCCTCTACACTGACATTTCTCCAAGATACGCCATTGACAGGCTCACTTATATGGGCACAGGCATCCAGCACTGCTTCTCTACTCCTGGGCTTTGGTGCAGCCCTACAGTTGCTCCCTGTCTTTGCAACTGAGgcatgggctgttgtgggttgttCTGAGGGCATGACTGGAGTTATTGGGGCAAAGGATGGCTTTGTTGGCAAAGATGTGGGCATCTGAAACTTTCAAGCTGTCATCAGATAGTTTGTCGGCTATGTCACCTTCATGTAAAATATGGGAAGGTATGAGTGTTATTTTCTCTGGTAGACTTTCAGTTATTTCAAATTCGCCGTTACTAAGTCATAGAAGCCATTCACTGAGCgaacattgtttttaaatgttcagaTCTGAAACTAATTCTAGAATGGATGGAGTCTAATGCTTGCCTCAACTGCTTGGTTCTATCTGGGACAGTTTGTCTGAAGTCACCTCCAAGTTTTGACTGGCTTGATGGTTGTTTAGGGTCAGACAGAAAACCTGAAGGACAGCAGTAAGGTGGGGGCCCCTTTTGGTTGGAATTCATTTGCTTTGTGTGTTTGCCATTTGTTTTACTGATAGCCACTTGATTGTAAATTCATTTTAGCCCTTGTAATGTGATAAgtttttttctgaccctttgcaTGAAATGGATGGAGAGCTTTTTCTAAGCTCCCTGTGAATATATTTTGAAATTTTTGTAAaggcttggttgctgattgagctaaggtttttgtacttttaaagttattgttgagaccatattgttcttgttgaccctcttttccacttacagagctagtttattgtttttctttgaaataaatattcaaaaacatttaacctactgatgcctcaattaatgtaattttattggtgtctatttttatttttgaaatttaccagtggctgctgcatttcccaccctagacttatactcaagtcaataagttttcatagtttttgtggcaaaattaggtgctaagacttatattcgggtcgacttatccTCGAGTATATTCAGGCCTGTTTATAACCAGAaccataaaaaagaagaagaagaagaagaagaagaagaagaagaagaagaagaagaagaagaagaagaagaagaagaagaagaagaagaagaagaggaggaggaggaggaggaggaggaggagtttggatttatatcccccctttctctcctgcaggagactcaaagaagccaTGTTTTTCTATCTTGCTTGCTGCTAACAAAACATATTTCTCAAACCAAAGATTACTGCTATTGCTTGCTTTTGCTTGTTATATTCTGTTGCATAGAAAGATGATGGTAGAttatatattcctctgccacagaacaaagcatgccagaccacctttgttgtagaatgtgcTGCCTGGGTccaagtgcctacctagccctgctccccctgtCTGTTTGaaactaaaaatacattttggcataaatgctgttGCAGCAAAGTACCATTTGTAAGACAGCCAGATAAGATTCTCTCTCCTTTGTATGTCTAGACTACAAATACACCTGGaagaaagacattttctttgtgtCGGTCATTGGTCAGTTTCCATTCTGGCTGAAAGAGTCTCTGAGATTTTAGAATTTCCACTACAAAAGATCACAGAAATACAGGTAACAGAACCCTAACTGGGGGAAATCTGGAGCCTGAATGGTCAGAGAAGAAAATTATATCAGTGCTCCAAAAATATCACTCCAGCTTGGCAGTAAACACAGAGGAAAAGGTCCATGTGAAAGGGGCCAAAAACTTCACCAGCAGGTTATTACCGTGTAATAGACAAAGACTGTGATCACAAGAACACATGACTGGGAGTGAGCCCTATTGAATACAAAGAGATTTACTTCTAAACCTCCTTTATTTCTAATCAGACCTCCTTCTTATTGCTTCTTCATTCATTATATCTTTtggatatatgtgtgtatgtaataATATACAATATAATTACAATTTCATGTTACATAATAACATATAATGTACTGTAAAATTGTGTAATGTATAATGTTATATACACATGCTCAtatttgtatgtatatgtgtgtataggCTACAAGACCTTGTTTTTTTACTGTTATAACCAAGAACTCATTCCactatggctccttccacacaagcagaataatgcactttcaatgcactttgcagctgtgcggaataacaaaatccacttgcaaaccatagtgaaagtggattgaaagtgcattattcagcatgtgacTTTTATCTTCTTCCACATTGTTTTGCTACTGAACAGGACATTCCAAACAAATAAATTCTAAACAATTTATTTGATTTAGAGCTAAAAGAGTAATTTTCACTTCACTTGTTCTCATTCAAAGTGTTCATACTAGCCAAGCCATAGCAATAAATGAAACAGCAATGAAGTTAAGAAGGATATTTGCAAGTGAGAAGAATGCTTGAACTTGAACAGCGGTCATTGAAATGTAGTTGCAGTACAACAGTGAATAAgaacagtgatttaaaaaaaaatgccagatCCAAGAATTCAATCTCCTTGGAAGTTGTCTTCACAGAAACTATATAAATGCTGCTTAAGCACCAAGAGAACTTCTCAATGGATTGTACCAGAAAGGTTTTTCAGGTTGTTTGCTCCTCAAGGGACTGTCCTCTTCATAAGTTCTTTTGGtagattttaagatggaggtttcCTCAATGGACATTTTAAGTGTTGTATCATCCTCACCCATGCCTGCCTCAGTTTGGGATTGATTAATATCAAGATAACACCATGCACAGAGGGATACAGAGCACTCACATTGTGAAAAAACACAACAGTCCAATTGTGATCTATGTTGACCCAAATCAGCATTGTTTTTAAAGTCATTGCTACAAAGCTGGACAAGTACAAAACAGCAAAGGAAACTAGAACTTTGAGGGCATTCAAATGAACATTGGTGTTGAGATCCCTGACTCTGATTCCATTGTTTTGCAGATGTCTTATGTGCTTCCACAGAGAGATTATTAACAAAATGGTGGATGACAAAAATATCACCAAAGGAAGAAAATTTGGAGCAGTAACTGCAATGACAAACTGCCTGCAAGGGCGAGGTGTTTCAATAACTGAATCACAGCTATTGTTTAAAAGTACTTTGTAGGGATCACAAAGAGCTAATCCACTGTTTGATTCTGTAATAACAATAGTCATAAAAACAGAGAAGACCACAGAGCTGAGCAGCAGCCATGGGACCAACCCAGAGAATTTCTGCTTCACATGGAGGAAAATGGGATGGGAGAAGGTGGCAATCTTGAAAAAGTACAAAGCACTAAGCCAGGCGGCAAACCAAAGGCTGATGTTGTCTGTAATGAGCCACAACACAATAAGCTTTAAATGCCAATaatttgatatataaatgctcagaaaaaagaaatacatgaTTTGATGCAGCATTGCTAATGCCTGCCCCATGAGCCTGGATAAGCCAAGACAAATCAGGATCAGGTCAGTCGAAGATAGCTGCCCGCTTCTGAACCAGTCAACGCAGTTGATGAGGACAATAAATCCATTTGCTACGATTCCAGCGAAGGTTTCCATAGCGAGAAGTGCAAAGCCCGTTATCCACAGTGAGCTGGCCATCTTTGCAAGCCCaaaacaaaagaatttttttctgctCGGAAACTCGCACTTTCAATCAACACCACACAGCACAACCCTGGGGCCTTGTTTTAGGAACACCAAAGCATCTGAGAGGCAGGAGCTACTTTCCAGTATTTACCGTGTTGAGATGCAAATATTTCTGAAAAGGACAGTATTACTAATTCTATATCCTGTTCATATATCCACAACCAACCAGTTGACTCCCCTGTTCTTAGGCCTtaatgcctcactctgaatggaAATAGTAAGTTtgctttaacattttttttaaaaaagtaactttTCCTTGTGTCTGTAGAGTCCAGGCAAGGAAGAAGACTACAGCCATCCCAGCTTCAGCAatgcaggagcccccccccccccccactaccccaGACTCTACCAGAAATCCCAGAacagacagaaagcaaaaggAAGGTGGAAAGGTGGGATTCTTTGGTTTGAACAAAAAATCAAGCCAGTTTAAagggactcaaaacagcttgccTCTGTGGAAAAGTCTCTCTAAATTTTATATGGCCAAAACCATATAGGACAAATTCTGATTTGGCTTACTGGGTTTGCTAAGTATTTGGTTAGAGGGGTTTTTGTCACTACTTTTAGGTGGTGAAtttaccccccgccccccgaagctgaattggatttttttccaggtttgtttGCTGATTTGGCTTTGCTGAATCACCAGGCCTATGAAGAACTTCCTgtagggttatttatttattaaatgtcttttgtgtttgtgttcacctcctgcatgtgaactcccaaaggcacctggtgggctactgcgagtagcagaatgctggactagatggactctggtctaatccagcaggctagttcttatgttcttacatagaGAGGTTATTAACAAGATGGATGATGACAACCATAGCAGAAATGGAATAGAAGTTGAGGCAGTTACTACAATATCTAAGAAGTTACAGGAATCAGATACTTTAATTTCTGAACCACTGATGCTCAAAAGTGATGAATTGAGAAACCATTGTCCCAGGTTGTGACTACAGTAATGGATGTAATAGCAGAGAGAGCAACAGAGCCCAGAATCAACCATTGCCCCAGTCCAGAGATTCTTTGCTTCACTTTGTAAAGTAGAAAACACTGAGCAATGTGGCAAACCAAGCATTGAAAATAGTCATAAATATCCATACGATGGGCATCATTACATGTATGCAATTCTAACTCTGAGCaccaagaggaaagaaatgtacTGTTTCATCCAGAATTACTACTGTCTGCCACACAAGCCAAGGCAGGTCAGAATCAGGTCAGCTGGGCTTGCAGATAGCTTCCTGCTTTGGAACCAATCAATGAAATTAATGAGGACAATAAATCCATCTGCTACTATTCGTATAAGGGTTTCATAACTACCAGTGTAAAACTGATTATCTTGATTATGGAAGCTATCACCTTTCTAAGCACAATAGGAAAATGGTTTTCTCTCTGTGATGTTTACACTTTTCCCAGTGCTGTCCTTTCAATGATATTCACCCAGCAGAGCACAACACTTAGGCCTTCAGTATAGGAACTGGGAAACATTTGAGAAGCAGGAGCTATTTTCTTCTGTTGATTATAGCGAGATGCAAATCTTACCAGAAAGGATGGAGTTACTATCCATACCCTATTCTAATATTTCAAATTTGCATATTCTGCAGAGATATGAAATATTATCTTTGCACCTGTGTTCACAAAGGATGATGCCATGGTGTTTAGGTATCTTATcacttaaaacaaatattttgcacACCCGcttataattaataataattattcatTTGACTGCATTCTGCACTAGTAActaaggtcaaggaaagaatgtaatTGGTAATCCCAATGTAGCTGACTGGAACAAACAGTAAAACTGGGTTGATCAGCACCCTCAATGAGCACCCCTAACCTGTTCTATATTTGTAACTAGAAGAGGATTCAGACACTAGACATGTGAAAAGGTTTTATTCACATCAGGTAATAACAGATCTAGGAACCAAAGTAACAACTGATTGGTTCAGCTGCCATGCTATCAAGTCTGAATCCACTTTGAACGTAAGTGGTAGAGAGATTCAGATGGTATAATGGTTATGGTGGCAAAAACTACTTCATAGGCATGTAGACGGACATATTGTTTGATTTGTCCTGGGTCTTTTGCCAGTGATTGCAGTTGTTTACCATTCTTCTACATATCCCTCAGTTCCAAGGAAATACTGGCTGGCTAATGTAAGTCGTGTGGTAGAAAATTTCCCAATAGTTGTGTCaaggcctggccccaatgagaCCTTCTTCAAAGGTCAGACCCACCCTGGAAAGGACCTTGCCCCTTCCCCTACCTAATCCTGACAGAAACCAAGAGCTGAATGATGGTAATTGTGATATAGTTGCTTAGCAACAGTCACATTTATTATTAGCTATATTGTTAATGTGTACCATGAGAATACACCATTGAAGATTGCAATGATTTCAAAGTTAAAATGTTTATCTCATTGTGATTATTGTCCATTGTGcttgataagattgggctagcctgggccatccatgaaTATCAGGAAATATTAAAACTGGCAAGTTGATAGGTTACGAAGGACAAGTTGTTGCTGTAGCTCTCTTCTTATTTGGTTGCAATGTAGTTCAAGATTCTAGCTGAGTTCCTTTAAGATATTACAATTAGACTGATATAGACAGATATATACATTTAAATAGTTGTGAAACAATATTCAGTTTTCCCTTTTGTTaatcagaaaaaaacagtttctCTTCACACAGATTTTCACAACAATCTCCTAACTAGAAATGTCTTTCCCACACATCACCTTCCAGAGCAGGAATTACTTCTAACTTTTAGGAAgtaattttcttctctttctcttttaaaatcccaCAACTCTCCTAAGTTTCCCTGTTTAGTATCTGAGTGAGGATTCCCTTCAGAGAAATCAAAATAGCAACCTGTGTGTTCCTTTTGTGTGACTGTTTTGTTTACACCATGGACTCAGTACGAATTTctttctccagtccctcaattagaGTATATTAAAACTGCCAGAAAACAGAATTCTTTTCACACATCCAttgtgttaggatttgcaagtgtctgtcacaatccagataacaaggggttaactgtgtgcatgttaattagctagtgaggtcagtgtcttgctacctattcattgattagtcattgggcagttaatccaacattgcttatgtgaggcaaagcacgtaggtcagaggttataaagttaactatccttctttgtctcacacacacacacactccattctctctttttcttgtacctgtaagatggattcaccttaagaggtgaatgtacctaggccacatgtgggctcacatgtgcctaagttctgcaactgagtttgtactagaatagtaaggatttgttatgtttattccatgtgtaccctaccctgatttagttaagtaaagtttctttttataatcacagcaaaagtctcctggtctttcctctcactctgcttattacccaaatagggaaacaattccccaacacatTGCCTTTTCCACTCTAAACtgaactcctttaaaaaaaaaccctgcactctCTGGAATGCCCCTTCAAGCAGCCAACCAAGCCAAGCTTTCCTTACTTTGCTTTTTGGGAGATGCATTCCAACTGCAGAAATATGGaattggggggggaagggaattgaCCATACCTCTCATTGGACATTCTCACTCTGAAGAAATGATGATGGCAGAGGGCCCAGGCTAAGATATCGTAAAGGAAATGACGTTCTTGACCAGCAGTATGCTATCCCAGCCCAGAGCCTGAGAACCATGATTATTTGTGGGATCCTGGCCTGAACATAGTGCACCCACGGGAGCTCAGACCTGATTTCTTCCCAACCTATTTAAGCTAGAGCTGGGAAAAAATGCCTTGTTGGATTACCTGGTCCACTAGGCACAAGGCTGTGTTCCCGCTTCAGCTCCTTGCTTTCAGTACCATCTCCTGGCTTCTACCACCTATTGACATTCCAAAGTCTTGCTATCTAAGCCTGAGGGCACTGCACCTGTGGCAATCTGCTAAGGGTGTCTTACAGTTTCCAGGCATCCCCTGAAAGCTGGGGagttggggggttggggtggatTTTCTAGCTGAAAACAGAGGCCAGCACTGCCATGTCAACTTCACTTGTGGAAATGATGTTGCAGAGAGGCTCTGTTTTTTTGGGCAAAAACTaaatggtagaagctgtttttaccagaGTTTTACCCTGTGGCACCAGTACATGGCACAAATCTTCATACAATCTCTAATGCATACAATCCCATAGAGACTGTTGTTTTGTAGTGTTTCCTGTGGTTTATCTGACCATTTTTTAATA
The DNA window shown above is from Sphaerodactylus townsendi isolate TG3544 linkage group LG07, MPM_Stown_v2.3, whole genome shotgun sequence and carries:
- the LOC125437024 gene encoding taste receptor type 2 member 140-like; its protein translation is MANSLWITGFAFLIIEIFAGMIANGSIVLINSIDWFRRKKLSLIDLILICLGFSRLMGETTVILHIIMNSFFLHIYVLSNVHVMCFTMWLFTHNAALWLAAWLSILYFIKIATFSNLVFLQLKQKFTGLAPWLLLISVVFSSFMIIIVITEFNIGRYFCALYKSYLNNSCDSETETVPSPRYLGIAVTVPNFIPFVIFISSVILLIISLWKHIRHLRHNGIEVGDLNTNVHLTAIKALASFAVMFLFSFVAITFQTMLSWSSNDPFQGSLVFYLVYSMYPPVHGVILILINRKLKQAWVSIMQHLKRLLSKTPS
- the LOC125437025 gene encoding taste receptor type 2 member 113-like, translated to MASSLWITGFALLAMETFAGIVANGFIVLINCVDWFRSGQLSSTDLILICLGLSRLMGQALAMLHQIMQFVIAVTAPNFLPLVIFLSSTILLIISLWKHIRHLQNNGIRVRDLNTNVHLNALKVLVSFAVLYLSSFVAMTLKTMLIWVNIDHNWTVVFFHNVSALYPSVHGVILILINPKLRQAWVRMIQHLKCPLRKPPS